In Cloacibacterium caeni, a single window of DNA contains:
- a CDS encoding uroporphyrinogen-III synthase, giving the protein MKIKSILVSQPAPQGDSSPYLEMAKSEKIKIDFRPFIHVEGVDAKELRTQKIDLSHYTGVIFTSKNAIDHYFRLAEEMRFSVPDNMRYICQSEATANYLQKHIIYRKRKISFGEKSMADLLPLFKKHHDEKYLLPCSDVVTEETTKILDQSGIDWTKAVMYRTVASDLSDVKIEEYDMLVFFSHQGIKSLFHNFPNFEQGDRKIAVFGITTQNAAEEAGLKIDVMAPTKENPSMTMAIEKYIRANNK; this is encoded by the coding sequence ATGAAAATAAAATCTATTTTGGTTTCTCAGCCTGCTCCACAAGGTGATTCTTCACCATATTTAGAGATGGCTAAAAGTGAAAAAATTAAAATTGATTTCAGACCTTTCATCCATGTTGAAGGTGTAGATGCTAAGGAATTAAGAACTCAAAAAATTGACCTTTCTCACTATACAGGTGTTATTTTTACTAGTAAAAATGCCATAGATCACTATTTCAGATTAGCAGAAGAAATGCGTTTCTCTGTTCCTGACAATATGAGATATATTTGCCAATCAGAAGCAACTGCGAATTATCTTCAGAAACACATTATTTACAGAAAAAGAAAAATTTCTTTTGGTGAAAAATCAATGGCAGATTTATTGCCACTTTTCAAAAAACACCATGACGAGAAATATCTTCTTCCATGTTCTGATGTAGTAACAGAAGAAACAACTAAAATCTTAGACCAATCAGGGATTGACTGGACTAAAGCAGTGATGTACAGAACGGTAGCAAGTGATTTATCTGATGTGAAAATTGAAGAATATGACATGCTTGTGTTTTTCTCTCACCAAGGAATCAAATCTCTTTTCCATAATTTCCCAAATTTTGAACAAGGAGATAGAAAAATTGCAGTTTTCGGGATCACTACGCAAAACGCAGCAGAAGAAGCTGGTTTAAAAATAGATGTAATGGCTCCTACTAAAGAAAACCCTTCTATGACAATGGCAATAGAAAAATACATCAGAGCCAATAACAAATAA
- a CDS encoding DUF4271 domain-containing protein, producing the protein MIRVVEHHDWVIYCIIGIILSYIIIFKTLHRDVTLIEFILQPYEESNNNTLSWVFTTILFSVSFSVLFSQFIPIVPKFIAQNLVVAGITFNKFGFVLVSMLLFHLIKNTFVYLFYGSINQLERFGRYSFVAQKYFMVYSLVILVISFLHYYLHFKTSNAFFYYSSLIFIAFTVKILIYLFHPQQILPRQWYYKFLYICTLQILPILVLWKFWFL; encoded by the coding sequence TTGATAAGAGTTGTAGAACATCATGACTGGGTTATTTACTGTATTATAGGCATTATTCTGTCTTATATTATCATATTTAAAACCCTGCACAGAGATGTAACCTTGATAGAATTTATTTTACAGCCTTATGAAGAATCAAACAATAACACTTTAAGTTGGGTTTTCACGACTATACTTTTTTCGGTAAGTTTTTCGGTGTTATTTTCGCAATTCATTCCGATTGTTCCGAAATTTATTGCCCAAAATTTAGTTGTAGCAGGCATTACTTTTAACAAATTTGGCTTTGTTCTCGTTTCAATGCTTCTGTTTCACCTTATTAAAAATACTTTCGTCTATTTATTCTACGGAAGCATTAATCAATTAGAACGATTCGGCAGATATTCTTTTGTGGCGCAGAAATATTTTATGGTGTATTCGTTAGTGATTTTGGTCATAAGTTTCCTCCATTATTACCTGCATTTCAAAACTTCTAATGCCTTTTTTTACTATAGCAGCTTGATTTTCATAGCATTTACTGTCAAAATATTAATCTACCTATTTCATCCTCAGCAAATTTTGCCTAGACAATGGTATTATAAATTTTTGTATATTTGCACTCTCCAAATTCTACCAATATTGGTGCTTTGGAAATTTTGGTTTTTATAA
- a CDS encoding DUF4296 domain-containing protein, with amino-acid sequence MRRLLVFFIIFSLFSCEKIVDKPKNLIEKQEMAEIIADFAIYDQTYTVKPDANMELVSRFVLKKHKIDAKTYRDSYKYYISNPEEMDDIFAEAKEIILDKDPKLEDYIEKKKKENPNLPEFLR; translated from the coding sequence ATGAGAAGACTCCTCGTTTTTTTTATAATATTTTCACTGTTTTCCTGCGAAAAAATTGTTGATAAGCCCAAAAATCTTATCGAAAAACAAGAAATGGCAGAGATAATAGCAGATTTTGCTATTTATGACCAAACGTATACGGTAAAACCAGATGCTAATATGGAATTGGTAAGCAGATTTGTTTTGAAAAAACATAAAATAGATGCTAAAACTTACCGAGATAGCTATAAATATTATATTTCTAATCCAGAGGAAATGGATGACATCTTTGCAGAAGCGAAAGAAATTATCTTAGACAAAGACCCGAAATTAGAAGATTACATAGAAAAAAAGAAAAAGGAGAATCCTAATCTCCCAGAATTTTTAAGATAA
- a CDS encoding LptF/LptG family permease — MKILDRYILKKYLGTLAFMLVLLSVIIVVIDVQAKSPRIESNGFTVGYFLINFYPFLMVYYLITFFSILVFISVIYFTSRIANNTEIVAYISSGASFHRFAKPYLIAALIIATAILAVNHFILPWSNIKKNKLEIYTMNTTNREKFTANAQISTQLNPQEYIFINSYNRQMNRGSGYLYQKFDKNKKLLYQINAMEIYWDEKKKNFVISNYLEKRIDKNDHEILTNGDSKTQDFKHTPEELFPNELLGQNKTTPDLINFIEREKEKGNSNINAYLNELHQRTAMPVSIIILTFLALSLSSQKKRGGLGMNLAIGISLAFVFVFSFEVLKIVASGNNSIPPLLAMWLPNIVFGALAFYLYMKRANQ, encoded by the coding sequence ATGAAAATTTTAGATAGATACATCCTTAAAAAATACTTAGGAACTCTTGCTTTCATGCTGGTGTTGCTTTCTGTGATCATTGTGGTAATAGATGTACAAGCAAAATCTCCCAGAATTGAGAGTAATGGTTTTACAGTAGGCTATTTTTTGATAAATTTCTACCCATTTTTGATGGTGTATTATCTGATTACATTCTTTTCTATTTTGGTTTTCATTTCGGTAATTTATTTTACTTCTAGAATTGCAAATAATACAGAAATTGTAGCTTACATCAGTAGTGGAGCGAGTTTTCATCGTTTTGCGAAGCCATATCTCATTGCTGCGCTCATTATTGCCACGGCAATTCTTGCAGTGAACCATTTTATTTTGCCTTGGTCTAATATCAAGAAAAATAAATTAGAAATCTACACCATGAACACCACGAATCGTGAAAAATTTACGGCAAATGCACAGATTTCTACTCAATTAAATCCTCAGGAATATATTTTTATCAATAGTTATAACCGCCAAATGAACCGAGGTTCTGGCTACCTGTATCAGAAATTTGATAAAAACAAAAAACTGCTTTATCAAATTAATGCTATGGAAATTTACTGGGACGAGAAAAAGAAAAACTTCGTTATCAGTAATTATTTAGAAAAAAGAATTGATAAAAATGACCACGAAATCTTAACAAATGGTGATTCCAAAACGCAAGATTTCAAACACACACCAGAAGAATTATTCCCGAATGAATTATTGGGACAAAATAAAACCACCCCAGATTTGATTAATTTCATCGAAAGAGAGAAGGAAAAAGGAAATAGCAATATTAATGCTTATCTCAATGAACTTCATCAGCGAACCGCGATGCCAGTTTCTATCATTATTCTTACCTTTTTAGCGCTTTCACTTTCTTCGCAGAAAAAAAGAGGAGGTTTGGGAATGAATTTAGCCATCGGAATTTCATTGGCATTCGTTTTTGTATTCTCATTTGAAGTGCTCAAAATTGTAGCATCTGGTAATAATTCTATTCCGCCACTTTTGGCGATGTGGCTACCGAATATTGTTTTCGGAGCATTAGCATTTTACCTTTACATGAAGAGAGCTAATCAATAA
- a CDS encoding polyprenol monophosphomannose synthase has translation MKKLVIIPTYNEKENIENIIKAVFALEQDFHVLIVDDSSPDGTAEIVKRMQHEFPHLLHLTIRKVKDGLGKAYIHGFKWALENGYDYIFEMDADFSHNPNDLPKLFDAAQKGDMSIGSRYCKGVNVVNWPMSRVLLSYFASKYVRFVLGIPIFDTTAGFVCFSRKVLENIGLDQVKMTGYGFQVEMKYRAYRKGFKINEVPIIFTDRTEGESKMSGGIIKEAIFGVINMKLKSIFGKI, from the coding sequence ATGAAAAAATTAGTCATTATCCCAACCTACAACGAAAAAGAAAATATAGAAAACATTATTAAAGCTGTTTTTGCTTTAGAACAAGATTTTCATGTTTTGATTGTAGATGATTCATCACCAGATGGAACCGCAGAAATAGTAAAAAGAATGCAGCATGAATTTCCGCATTTGCTACATCTTACCATAAGAAAAGTAAAAGACGGATTAGGGAAAGCTTACATTCATGGTTTTAAATGGGCACTAGAAAATGGTTATGACTACATTTTCGAGATGGATGCAGATTTTTCGCACAATCCTAATGATTTGCCAAAATTATTTGATGCCGCACAAAAAGGTGATATGAGCATCGGTTCTAGATATTGTAAAGGTGTAAATGTGGTAAACTGGCCTATGTCTAGAGTTTTACTATCGTATTTCGCTTCTAAATATGTGAGATTCGTTTTAGGAATTCCTATTTTTGATACCACTGCTGGTTTTGTATGTTTTTCAAGAAAAGTTTTAGAAAATATCGGTCTAGACCAAGTGAAAATGACAGGGTATGGTTTCCAAGTAGAGATGAAATACAGAGCCTACAGAAAAGGTTTTAAAATAAACGAAGTTCCTATTATTTTCACAGATAGAACAGAAGGAGAAAGTAAAATGAGTGGCGGAATTATTAAAGAAGCCATTTTTGGAGTAATTAATATGAAATTAAAATCTATCTTCGGTAAAATATGA
- the rsfS gene encoding ribosome silencing factor translates to MSKNTEKEALIAKIVDAIQDTKGEDIKILDLTKIENSVADYFVICSGNSNTQVSSIAGNVEKKVRNELQDRPWHVEGSENAMWVLVDYISVVVHVFQKHIREYYDIEELWGDAKVITVEN, encoded by the coding sequence ATGAGTAAAAATACAGAAAAAGAAGCATTAATCGCTAAAATTGTTGATGCAATACAAGACACAAAAGGTGAAGACATTAAGATACTAGACCTTACTAAAATAGAAAATTCTGTGGCAGATTATTTCGTGATTTGTAGTGGTAATTCTAATACGCAAGTATCTTCTATCGCTGGAAATGTAGAAAAAAAAGTACGTAACGAGCTCCAAGACAGACCTTGGCATGTAGAAGGAAGCGAAAACGCAATGTGGGTTTTAGTAGATTATATTTCTGTAGTCGTTCACGTTTTCCAAAAACATATCAGAGAATATTACGATATAGAAGAACTTTGGGGAGACGCCAAAGTAATCACCGTAGAAAATTAA
- the tgt gene encoding tRNA guanosine(34) transglycosylase Tgt, which yields MQKFFEVEKNTSGKARAGKITTDHGEILTPIFMPVGTVASVKTVHQHELREDIKAQIILGNTYHLYLRPGMEIMQEAGGLHQFMNWEKPILTDSGGYQVFSLSSSRKMTEEGVKFKSHIDGSYHFISPEKSMEIQRQIGADIFMAFDECTPYPCEYNQAKLSMELTHRWLKRCIDWTNENQEIYGHKQHLFPIVQGSTYSDLRKISAEVISEAGADGNAIGGLSVGEPEEEMYRITDEVTDILPKDKPRYLMGVGTPWNIIESIGLGIDMMDCVMPTRNARNAMLFTWQGVMNMKNKKWEKDFSPLDEFGTSYVDRDYSKAYVRHLFVAKEYLAKQIASIHNLAFYLDLVKVAREHIIAGDFYEWKEQIIPQLKQRL from the coding sequence ATGCAGAAATTTTTTGAAGTTGAAAAAAATACTTCCGGAAAAGCAAGAGCCGGAAAAATAACTACAGACCACGGCGAAATTCTTACTCCTATTTTTATGCCAGTAGGAACAGTAGCTTCTGTAAAAACAGTTCATCAGCATGAACTAAGAGAAGACATAAAAGCACAAATTATACTTGGGAATACCTATCATTTATATTTAAGACCAGGCATGGAAATCATGCAAGAAGCAGGTGGTTTGCATCAATTTATGAATTGGGAAAAACCCATTCTTACAGATTCTGGTGGTTATCAGGTTTTTTCACTTTCTTCGAGCAGAAAAATGACAGAAGAAGGCGTGAAATTCAAGTCGCATATTGATGGAAGTTATCATTTCATTTCTCCAGAAAAATCTATGGAAATTCAGCGTCAGATTGGAGCAGATATTTTCATGGCTTTTGATGAATGTACACCTTATCCTTGCGAATACAATCAAGCAAAACTATCGATGGAACTCACGCATCGTTGGTTAAAAAGATGTATTGATTGGACCAATGAAAATCAAGAAATTTACGGTCATAAACAGCACCTTTTCCCAATTGTTCAAGGTTCTACGTATTCTGATTTGAGAAAAATTTCAGCGGAAGTAATTTCTGAAGCTGGAGCAGACGGTAATGCGATTGGTGGACTTTCAGTAGGTGAACCAGAAGAAGAAATGTACAGAATTACAGATGAAGTAACCGATATTTTGCCAAAAGATAAGCCGAGATATTTAATGGGAGTTGGTACACCTTGGAACATCATCGAAAGCATTGGTCTGGGAATTGATATGATGGATTGTGTAATGCCTACCAGAAATGCCAGAAACGCGATGCTTTTCACTTGGCAAGGTGTAATGAACATGAAAAATAAAAAATGGGAAAAAGATTTTTCTCCATTAGATGAATTCGGGACGAGTTATGTAGATAGAGATTATTCTAAAGCGTACGTTCGTCACTTATTTGTAGCCAAAGAATATCTAGCCAAACAAATTGCTTCTATTCATAATCTAGCATTTTATTTAGATTTGGTAAAAGTTGCTAGAGAACACATCATTGCAGGAGATTTCTACGAGTGGAAAGAACAAATCATTCCACAGTTGAAGCAAAGACTTTAA
- the ftsH gene encoding ATP-dependent zinc metalloprotease FtsH: MKEKSSFNWFYLVVFAVLAITIYPLLNLDPPQSINENGFFTLLKENKVEKVIVYTDTPRADVFLTKEARAAMVKNAKKDTQNLLPAMQEQKPDFDFNYGNLQYFQEKFDNLKKENPQVKTQYDFKTAGSPFQDILIQALIWFGIMAVIYYFLFRKMGSGGGPGGQIFSIGKSRAKLFDENEKVQVTFKDVAGLEGAKEEVQEVVDFLKNSEKYTKLGGKIPKGVLLVGPPGTGKTLLAKAVAGEAKVPFFSLSGSDFVEMFVGVGASRVRDLFAQAKAKSPAIIFIDEIDAIGRARGRGGLQGGNDERENTLNQLLTEMDGFGTDTNVIVMAATNRADILDKALMRAGRFDRSIYVDLPEMHERREIFDVHLAKIKLAPDIDRDFLAKQTPGFSGADIANVCNEAALIAARNNHEFVTKQDFLDAVDRIIGGLEKKNKAIKPSEKKRVAFHEAGHATISWLVEHAAPLLKVTIVPRGRSLGAAWYLPEERSLTTTEQMLDEMCATLGGRAAEEVAFGNISTGALSDLERVTKQAQAMVTIYGLSENIGNISYYDSSGQSEYSFGKPYSEETAKKIDVEIKDIIENQYKRAVTILHENRDKLDALAQKLLEKEVIFREDLEEIFGKRAWDPELTERPVTEAVVENTPENTSSEEPQESQN, from the coding sequence ATGAAAGAAAAAAGTAGTTTCAACTGGTTTTATCTGGTGGTTTTTGCAGTATTAGCCATCACCATTTATCCGTTGCTCAATCTTGATCCGCCTCAGTCTATCAATGAGAACGGATTTTTCACTTTGCTGAAAGAAAACAAGGTAGAAAAAGTAATTGTGTACACAGATACGCCTAGAGCAGATGTGTTTCTTACCAAAGAAGCCAGAGCTGCAATGGTGAAAAATGCTAAAAAAGACACTCAGAATCTTTTGCCAGCAATGCAAGAGCAAAAACCAGATTTTGATTTCAATTACGGAAATTTACAATACTTCCAAGAGAAATTTGACAATTTGAAAAAAGAAAATCCTCAGGTTAAAACGCAATATGATTTTAAAACTGCAGGTTCTCCTTTTCAAGATATTTTAATCCAAGCTTTAATTTGGTTTGGAATCATGGCCGTTATTTATTATTTCCTTTTCAGAAAAATGGGAAGCGGAGGCGGACCTGGTGGACAAATTTTCAGCATTGGTAAATCTAGAGCTAAACTTTTTGACGAAAATGAAAAAGTTCAAGTTACGTTTAAAGACGTGGCAGGTCTAGAAGGTGCTAAAGAAGAAGTGCAAGAAGTAGTAGATTTCTTGAAAAATTCTGAAAAATACACAAAATTAGGAGGTAAAATCCCGAAAGGTGTTCTTTTGGTAGGTCCTCCAGGAACAGGTAAAACTTTATTGGCAAAAGCAGTTGCTGGTGAAGCAAAAGTTCCTTTCTTCTCGCTTTCTGGTTCAGATTTCGTAGAAATGTTTGTAGGAGTTGGTGCTTCTAGAGTAAGAGATTTATTTGCTCAAGCTAAAGCAAAATCTCCAGCCATTATTTTCATTGACGAAATTGATGCGATTGGTAGAGCTAGAGGAAGAGGCGGATTGCAAGGAGGAAATGACGAGAGAGAAAATACGCTGAACCAATTGCTTACAGAAATGGATGGTTTCGGTACAGATACCAACGTTATTGTAATGGCAGCAACTAACAGAGCTGATATTCTAGATAAAGCATTGATGAGAGCAGGACGTTTCGACCGTTCTATCTATGTAGATTTACCAGAAATGCACGAAAGAAGAGAGATTTTTGATGTGCATTTGGCTAAAATTAAATTAGCTCCAGATATTGATAGAGATTTCTTGGCAAAACAAACTCCAGGATTTTCGGGTGCAGATATTGCGAATGTTTGTAACGAAGCGGCGCTTATTGCAGCGAGAAACAATCATGAATTTGTTACAAAGCAAGATTTCTTAGATGCTGTAGACAGAATTATCGGTGGTTTAGAAAAGAAAAATAAAGCGATTAAGCCTTCAGAAAAGAAAAGAGTGGCTTTCCACGAAGCAGGACACGCTACGATTTCTTGGTTGGTAGAACATGCAGCTCCTTTATTAAAAGTAACAATTGTTCCAAGAGGAAGAAGTTTAGGTGCAGCTTGGTATCTACCAGAAGAACGTTCATTAACTACTACAGAACAAATGTTAGACGAAATGTGTGCTACTTTAGGTGGTAGAGCTGCAGAAGAAGTAGCGTTTGGAAATATTTCTACAGGTGCGCTTTCGGATTTAGAAAGAGTAACGAAACAAGCTCAAGCAATGGTAACGATTTATGGTTTGAGCGAAAACATCGGTAATATTTCTTACTATGACAGTTCTGGTCAGTCAGAATACAGTTTTGGCAAGCCTTATTCAGAAGAAACGGCTAAGAAAATAGATGTAGAGATTAAAGATATCATCGAAAATCAGTATAAAAGAGCGGTAACCATTCTTCATGAGAATAGAGATAAGTTAGATGCTCTTGCTCAAAAGCTTTTAGAAAAAGAAGTCATCTTCAGAGAGGACTTAGAAGAGATTTTTGGCAAAAGAGCTTGGGATCCTGAATTAACAGAGCGTCCAGTTACTGAAGCGGTAGTAGAAAATACTCCAGAAAATACTTCTAGTGAAGAGCCGCAAGAGTCTCAAAATTAA
- a CDS encoding S9 family peptidase, giving the protein MNAPKAKKIDKSLEIHGHQRNDPFFWLNERENPEVLQYLEEENAYCDFVMKDTEELQEQLFQEMKARYKEDDESLPYFFNEYWYVVKFQKGKEYPLFYRHFKSLENEAELMLDVNEMAAGKDFYDVGSFSVSVNNQLAAFSEDIIGRRIYTILLKNLETGEFLTDKIENTTGKTVWAADNEHFFYIRKDETLRAFQIYRHKIGTSQEEDVLIFHEEDETFDVSVYKSKSLEYIFIASSSAISDEHWFIPSNNVFAEWQVIQKREDDLEYAVEHYQNDFYIITNEGDATNFKIMKTSVDKPSKEHWKEVIPHKKETLLEGFEIFKDYFVIEERTEGLLQLKIIENSTGKSHYLPFDEPTYTAYVGLNLDFDTEVLRYGYTSLTTPSSTYEYNMKTGETKLLKQQEVLGGTFDAKNYISERIWANSRDGKVKIPISLVYHKDTPKSAETPLLLYGYGSYGHTIDASFSNVRLSILDRGFIYAIAHVRGGEYLGREWYDNGKMLKKKNTFFDFIDAAKFLISENYTSPKHLYAMGGSAGGLLMGAVMNYEPEIFNGIVAQVPFVDVVTTMLDETIPLTTGEFDEWGNPKKKKYYDYMLSYSPYDNIEAKNYPNTLITTGFHDSQVQYWEPAKWVAKLRDLKTDNNILIFKTDMKSGHGGASGRFESLKEDALEYAFLLKLENKK; this is encoded by the coding sequence ATGAACGCTCCCAAAGCAAAAAAAATTGATAAATCACTAGAAATTCACGGTCACCAAAGAAACGACCCGTTTTTCTGGCTCAATGAAAGAGAAAATCCCGAAGTTTTACAATATTTAGAAGAAGAAAACGCTTATTGCGACTTCGTGATGAAAGATACCGAAGAATTGCAAGAACAACTTTTCCAAGAAATGAAAGCTCGTTACAAAGAAGATGACGAGAGCTTGCCTTATTTTTTCAATGAATATTGGTATGTGGTAAAATTTCAAAAAGGAAAAGAATATCCACTGTTCTACAGACATTTTAAAAGCTTGGAAAACGAAGCAGAACTTATGCTAGATGTAAACGAAATGGCTGCTGGTAAAGATTTTTACGATGTAGGAAGCTTCTCTGTTTCGGTGAATAATCAGTTGGCTGCATTTTCAGAAGACATTATTGGAAGAAGAATCTATACCATTTTGCTCAAAAATTTAGAAACGGGAGAATTTCTTACCGATAAAATTGAAAACACCACTGGTAAAACAGTTTGGGCAGCAGATAATGAACATTTTTTCTACATCAGAAAAGACGAAACGTTACGCGCTTTCCAAATTTACAGACATAAAATTGGCACTTCTCAGGAAGAAGACGTTCTCATTTTCCACGAAGAAGACGAAACTTTTGACGTAAGTGTTTATAAATCAAAATCTTTAGAATATATTTTCATTGCGAGTTCTTCTGCCATTTCAGATGAACATTGGTTTATTCCGTCAAATAATGTTTTTGCAGAATGGCAAGTCATCCAAAAACGTGAAGACGATTTAGAATACGCGGTAGAACATTATCAAAATGATTTTTACATCATCACCAATGAAGGCGATGCTACTAATTTCAAAATTATGAAAACTTCGGTGGATAAACCTTCTAAAGAACATTGGAAAGAAGTAATTCCGCATAAAAAAGAAACTTTACTGGAAGGTTTTGAAATTTTCAAAGATTATTTCGTGATTGAAGAAAGAACCGAAGGTTTACTTCAATTGAAAATTATAGAAAATTCTACAGGAAAATCTCATTATTTACCTTTTGATGAGCCAACTTACACGGCTTATGTTGGACTAAATTTAGATTTTGACACAGAAGTTTTGCGTTATGGTTACACTTCGCTCACAACGCCAAGTTCTACCTACGAATATAATATGAAAACGGGCGAAACCAAACTTTTGAAACAACAGGAAGTTTTGGGCGGAACTTTTGATGCTAAAAATTATATTTCTGAAAGAATTTGGGCAAATTCCAGAGACGGAAAAGTGAAAATCCCGATTTCTTTAGTCTATCATAAAGACACTCCAAAATCTGCCGAAACACCACTTCTATTATATGGTTACGGAAGTTATGGACACACGATAGATGCAAGTTTTTCTAATGTAAGATTATCAATTTTAGACCGAGGCTTCATTTATGCTATTGCACACGTTCGTGGCGGCGAATATTTAGGAAGAGAATGGTATGACAATGGAAAAATGCTGAAAAAGAAAAATACTTTCTTTGATTTTATTGACGCTGCGAAATTCCTCATTTCTGAAAATTACACTTCTCCGAAACATCTCTATGCGATGGGCGGTTCTGCTGGTGGACTATTAATGGGCGCGGTTATGAATTACGAACCTGAAATTTTCAACGGAATTGTGGCGCAAGTTCCTTTTGTAGATGTGGTCACTACCATGTTAGATGAAACAATTCCTTTGACAACTGGAGAATTTGATGAATGGGGAAATCCGAAAAAGAAAAAATATTATGATTACATGCTTTCTTATTCTCCTTACGATAATATAGAAGCAAAAAATTACCCAAATACATTAATCACCACTGGTTTTCATGATTCTCAAGTGCAATATTGGGAACCCGCAAAATGGGTTGCAAAATTGCGTGATTTAAAAACTGACAATAATATCCTCATTTTCAAGACCGATATGAAATCTGGTCATGGTGGTGCTTCTGGAAGATTTGAAAGTTTGAAGGAAGACGCTCTAGAATATGCATTTTTATTAAAATTAGAAAACAAAAAATAA
- a CDS encoding biotin--[acetyl-CoA-carboxylase] ligase produces MNSLIYFNNCASTQDELIDFLNQHYLSEDFLAVYTFNQTKGRGQYGNSWENLPEENLAYSFALKTKNINISDTCFNFYTAILVRDFIANLTKTEVKIKWPNDLILKNKKICGMLFEKNKNYFVVGIGINILQENFKNLPKAGSVLSQTGLSFELKAFTESLHQYLFEHLVQKEIPNNILELYHLHLYRKNEVSVFEKNEVRQNGIIKNVDENGYIWIDLENEGLQKFFHKEIELLY; encoded by the coding sequence ATGAACAGTCTAATTTACTTCAATAATTGTGCTTCTACGCAAGATGAGCTTATAGATTTTCTCAATCAGCATTATCTTTCTGAAGATTTTTTAGCGGTTTATACCTTTAACCAAACCAAAGGAAGAGGACAGTACGGAAATTCTTGGGAAAACTTACCCGAAGAAAACCTCGCCTATTCATTTGCTCTAAAAACCAAAAACATAAATATTTCTGATACTTGCTTCAATTTCTATACCGCAATTCTGGTGAGAGATTTTATTGCCAATTTGACAAAAACAGAGGTTAAAATTAAATGGCCCAATGATTTGATTCTCAAAAACAAAAAAATCTGCGGAATGCTTTTCGAGAAAAATAAAAATTATTTCGTGGTGGGAATTGGCATTAATATTCTTCAAGAAAATTTTAAAAATCTACCAAAAGCAGGTTCTGTTCTAAGCCAGACCGGACTGTCTTTTGAGCTGAAAGCCTTTACAGAAAGTCTTCATCAATATTTATTTGAGCATTTGGTTCAAAAAGAAATTCCCAATAATATTTTAGAATTGTATCATCTACATCTTTATCGCAAAAATGAAGTTTCTGTTTTTGAAAAAAACGAGGTGCGACAAAATGGCATAATTAAAAACGTAGACGAAAATGGTTATATTTGGATAGACCTAGAAAATGAAGGTTTACAAAAATTTTTCCACAAAGAAATTGAACTGCTTTATTGA